In a single window of the Patescibacteria group bacterium genome:
- a CDS encoding glycosyltransferase family 39 protein, whose product MFLKIAPNIMTQSLWRDEAFSVILSGLPFSQLLEVTINDFNPPLYYVVLSGWINLFGSGEIGVRSLSTLFLVLTGIGVFLVTSRLYSKRISGFAAILALCNPFLFYYAFEARMYTLLAFLVCLSFYFLISNSWVLFSLVTVLGLYTHNFMVVALISELFAFLILCKNAKEHVKPLLLSLFAIFVGYIPWLVAVVGQVGNIYSNFWIESPSWKHVFTFFGEILLDGAVTSFNSRFAIGLIFYLAVLVVFYRFFILKIEEARVSVAIVLFIVAPVFLTLLVSWVAVPLFVLRYLIFVVVPISIFMAVLIGKMVPARLSLLFFACTLSSFLYLNAQIFKNPHKLDIRNHIERIAAVSSGEPLVCGTILDFYQVKYYANRIFDSVPSIYVLSSGVVTYAGEALLESKEVLDNLPQGEYFYIERENVFVCTADVCKDLQL is encoded by the coding sequence ATGTTTTTAAAAATCGCTCCTAACATCATGACGCAGAGTCTTTGGCGGGATGAGGCTTTTTCAGTAATTCTTAGTGGGCTTCCTTTTTCCCAATTACTTGAGGTTACTATTAATGATTTTAACCCTCCTCTATACTATGTGGTTTTATCTGGTTGGATAAATCTTTTTGGGAGTGGTGAAATTGGAGTAAGATCCCTCTCCACACTTTTTCTTGTTCTTACTGGTATAGGAGTGTTTTTGGTAACTAGTAGATTGTATTCAAAACGAATTAGTGGTTTTGCAGCTATTCTTGCCTTGTGTAACCCCTTTTTATTTTATTACGCTTTTGAAGCTCGTATGTATACGCTGTTAGCATTTCTAGTGTGCTTGAGTTTTTATTTTCTAATTTCTAACAGTTGGGTTCTTTTTAGTTTAGTAACTGTCTTGGGCTTATATACTCATAATTTCATGGTTGTTGCTTTGATATCTGAGTTATTTGCATTTCTTATTCTTTGTAAAAATGCAAAAGAACACGTAAAGCCGCTGCTACTGTCTTTATTTGCTATTTTTGTTGGTTACATTCCATGGTTGGTTGCAGTGGTTGGGCAGGTAGGTAACATCTATTCTAACTTTTGGATTGAGAGTCCAAGTTGGAAGCACGTGTTTACATTTTTTGGTGAGATTTTGCTAGACGGTGCTGTTACTAGCTTCAATTCTAGGTTTGCAATTGGTCTAATTTTTTATTTGGCAGTCTTAGTTGTTTTTTATCGGTTTTTTATTTTGAAGATTGAGGAAGCGCGTGTGTCTGTAGCTATAGTCCTTTTTATAGTGGCTCCTGTCTTTTTAACATTGCTAGTTTCGTGGGTTGCAGTGCCACTTTTTGTATTACGGTACCTTATCTTTGTTGTAGTGCCCATTAGTATCTTCATGGCGGTATTGATAGGTAAAATGGTGCCGGCTCGCTTATCTTTGTTGTTTTTCGCGTGTACTTTGAGTTCCTTTTTGTACTTAAATGCACAAATTTTTAAAAATCCGCATAAGTTAGATATAAGAAACCACATTGAGCGTATTGCTGCTGTGAGTAGTGGTGAACCTTTGGTGTGCGGAACAATTTTGGATTTTTATCAGGTTAAATATTACGCAAACCGTATTTTCGACTCTGTTCCTAGTATCTATGTACTTTCTTCTGGTGTAGTTACTTATGCTGGAGAGGCTCTTCTTGAAAGTAAGGAAGTTCTTGATAACCTCCCCCAAGGTGAGTACTTTTATATAGAAAGGGAAAATGTTTTTGTTTGTACTGCTGATGTTTGTAAAGATTTACAGCTATGA